From the genome of Aspergillus chevalieri M1 DNA, chromosome 8, nearly complete sequence, one region includes:
- a CDS encoding uncharacterized protein (COG:S;~EggNog:ENOG410PPIM;~InterPro:IPR005065,IPR029058;~go_function: GO:0003847 - 1-alkyl-2-acetylglycerophosphocholine esterase activity [Evidence IEA];~go_process: GO:0016042 - lipid catabolic process [Evidence IEA]), which yields MMLLVEFPDGRILACKANMSNIPLAMDTPVRDVIFTLNKLTSSTNSIIPASYPGKLQLDRVALIGHSLGGATAAQAMLNDTRFAGGLNFDGSLHGSVMQQGLDRLFIGFGQTDVAGPGYETWNETWPHLRDFGMQLQLKDSLYLTFSDLPIRFCAIG from the coding sequence ATGATGCTGCTGGTGGAATTCCCCGATGGACGGATTCTCGCTTGCAAGGCTAATATGTCAAATATTCCACTGGCTATGGATACGCCGGTGCGTGATGTTATTTTCACATTGAACAAGCTGACCAGCAGCACGAACTCGATAATCCCCGCTTCCTACCCTGGCAAACTACAGCTCGACCGCGTAGCTCTTATTGGACACTCGCTAGGCGGCGCCACAGCAGCGCAGGCCATGCTCAACGACACCCGCTTCGCCGGTGGCCTCAACTTCGACGGTAGTCTGCACGGCTCAGTCATGCAGCAGGGTCTCGATCGATTATTCATCGGCTTCGGCCAGACCGATGTTGCAGGACCAGGGTACGAGACGTGGAATGAAACATGGCCGCATCTGCGTGATTTCGGGATGCAGCTGCAGTTGAAGGATTCGCTGTATCTCACGTTCAGCGACTTGCCGATTAGATTCTGCGCCATCGGCTAG
- a CDS encoding nucleotide triphosphate diphosphatase NUDT15 (COG:L;~EggNog:ENOG410PR0Z;~InterPro:IPR020084,IPR020476,IPR000086,IPR015797;~PFAM:PF00293;~go_function: GO:0016787 - hydrolase activity [Evidence IEA]) — MRPDIGVGVFVFNPKGQFVVGVRKGSHGAGTLALPGGHLEFGETFEACAEREVLEETGLNIRDLRFLTATNSVMKDAGKHYVTIFMGGVVDDDVQPQLVEPEKCEGWSWATWEDIKDQSQSGNGPRLFLPLLELLRNRPSVDPKEQFDKA, encoded by the exons ATGAGACCCGACATCGGCGTAGGCGTGTTTGTCTTCAATCCCAAGGGCCAATTCGTCGTTGGCGTGCGAAAAGGCAGCCATGGCGCCG GAACCCTGGCCCTCCCTGGCGGACATCTCGAATTCGGCGAGACTTTTGAGGCTTGCGCGGAGAGAGAAGTCCTGGAAGAAACGGGTCTGAATATTCGCGATTTGCGGTTTCTGACGGCTACGAATAGCGTCATGAAGGATGCGGGGAAGCACTACGTGACGATCTTTATGGGGGGTGtcgtcgatgatgatgtgcAGCCGCAG CTCGTCGAGCCGGAAAAATGCGAAGGGTGGAGCTGGGCGACGTGGGAGGATATTAAggaccagagccagagcggCAATGGGCCACGACTGTTTCTGCCGCTGTTGGAATTGCTGCGGAATAGGCCATCCGTTGATCCCAAGGAGCAGTTTGATAAAGCTTGA
- a CDS encoding uncharacterized protein (COG:E;~EggNog:ENOG410PHHD;~InterPro:IPR013057;~PFAM:PF01490;~TransMembrane:11 (i60-79o85-107i137-158o164-187i194-216o236-258i270-291o311-332i352-373o385-406i418-441o)), which produces MVLQGVAPAEEPIESKQVTDKYDADLEENDIKPVQPVDNHYVDPFTTDEASAVKYKSLKWWQCGMFMIAESVSLGVLSLPATLAAIGLVPAVIIIVGLGIVALYTGYTIGQFRARYPHIHNLADAGEIIMGRFGRELFGFGQLLFSIFIMGSHIVTFTTMMNTITDHGTCSIVFGVVGMIICMVLSLPRTIKNMTYISIASFISIFTAVLITMISVGVQFKGGDINITTETNLYHSFTAVTNIVFAYCAHVAFFGLIAEMEKPQDFPKALCMLQIFEICLYVMAAVVIYYFVGNDVASPALGSAGPIMKKVAYGIAIPTIIGAGVVNGHVGLKYLYVRIWRKNPQRMGGHDLVSVGSWVAIGLTCWIIAWIIAEGIPSFSNLLSLISALFASWFSFGLGGVYWLHLNWGRYFSSPRKIALTIINALIVGIGATICGLGLYVSGKAIHDDSSKASFTCANNA; this is translated from the exons ATGGTCCTCCAAGGCGTCGCTCCTGCTGAAGAACCCATCGAGTCCAAGCAGGTCACCGACAAGTATGACGCCGATCTGGAAGAGAACGACATCAAGCCTGTCCAGCCTGTCGACAACCACTATGTCGACCCTTTCACCACCGATGAGGCCTCGGCCGTCAAGTACaagtcgttgaagtggtggCAGTGCGGCATGTTCATGATCGCTGAATCCGTCTCGCTGGGTGTTCTCTCCTTGCCAGCGACTCTGGCTGCCATTGGTTTGGTGCC cgccgtcatcatcatcgtcggtCTTGGTATCGTCGCCCTCTACACCGGATACACCATCGGCCAGTTCCGTGCCCGTTACCCTCACATCCACAACCTCGCTGACGCCGGCGAGATCATCATGGGTCGCTTTGGTCGGGAGCTGTTCGGTTTTGGCCAGCTActcttctccatcttcatcatgggGAGCCATATCGTCACCTTCACGACCATGATGAACACCATCACCGACCACGGAACCTGCTCCATCGTTTTCGGTGTCGTGGGCATGATCATCTGCATGGTTCTCTCCTTGCCCCGGACCATCAAGAACATGACCTACATCTCCATTGCCTCCTTTATCAGTATCTTCACCGCCGTCCTGATCACCATGATCTCCGTCGGTGTCCAGTTCAAGGGCGGcgacatcaacatcaccaccgAGACCAACCTCTACCACTCTTTCACCGCCGTCACCAACATCGTCTTCGCCTACTGCGCCCACGTCGCCTTCTTTGGTCTCATTGCCGAGATGGAGAAGCCCCAGGACTTTCCCAAGGCGCTTTGCATGCTGCAAATCTTTGAAATTTGCCTGTACGTCATGGCTGCCGTCGTCATTTACTACTTTGTCGGCAACGACGTCGCTTCGCCAGCTCTGGGTTCCGCCGGTCCCATCATGAAGAAGGTCGCCTATGGAATTGCCATTCCGACC ATTATCGGTGCCGGTGTCGTCAACGGTCACGTCGGTTTGAAATACCTCTATGTCCGCATCTGGCGCAAGAACCCTCAGCGCATGGGCGGTCACGATCTGGTCTCGGTCGGCTCCTGGGTTGCCATCGGGTTGACCTGCTGGATCATTGCCTGGATCATCGCAGAGGGTATCCCGAGTTTCAGCAACTTGTTGAGTTTGATTAGTGCGCTGTTTGCGAGCTGGTTTAGTT TCGGTCTTGGTGGTGTGTACTGGTTGCACCTCAACTGGGGTCGGTACTTTTCTTCTCCCCGCAAGATCGCCTTGACGATCATTAACGCTCTGATCGTGGGCATTGGCGCAACGATA TGCGGGCTCGGACTGTATGTGTCGGGCAAAGCCATCCACGACGACTCCTCCAAGGCCAGCTTTACATGCGCCAACAATGCTTGA
- a CDS encoding SDR family NAD(P)-dependent oxidoreductase (COG:Q;~EggNog:ENOG410PJB5;~InterPro:IPR002347,IPR036291,IPR020904;~PFAM:PF00106,PF13561,PF08659;~go_function: GO:0016491 - oxidoreductase activity [Evidence IEA];~go_process: GO:0055114 - oxidation-reduction process [Evidence IEA]), with product MTRLENKVAIVTGSSSGIGRAIALRYAREGAKVVCADLTLHPYSDATPTHEAIRQIGGQAIFQQTDVSNTAQMQSLVQTAVSAYGRLDILVNNAAMFMGGHEPSALHEADEELWDATMRINSKSVFLGCKYALAQMLQQDPHPSGDRGWIVNISSIASLVAIENIGPYSASKGAVSSLTRQAALDYGPHRIHINAICPGFVRTPLMLTAATDPASAEEYNRRHPFGGLGEAEYIASMAVVLASDDARWTTGVVLPVDGGYTVR from the exons ATGACCCGTCTCGAAAACAAAGTCGCCATCGTCACCGGCTCCTCTTCAGGCATCGGCCGCGCTATTGCCCTGCGATATGCTCGTGAAGGTGCCAAAGTCGTCTGCGCCGATCTGACGCTCCATCCGTATTCAGATGCCACCCCGACTCATGAAGCCATCCGGCAGATTGGCGGACAGGCCATCTTCCAACAGACAGACGTCAGCAACACGGCTCAGATGCAGAGTCTGGTGCAGACTGCTGTCAGCGCCTATGGCCGTCTGGACAT TCTGGTCAACAATGCTGCCATGTTCATGGGTGGCCACGAGCCATCTGCCCTTCACGAAGCGGACGAAGAACTCTGGGATGCCACGATGCGCATCAACTCCAAGTCCGTGTTCCTAGGCTGCAAATACGCCCTGGCCCAGATGCTGCAGCAAGACCCGCATCCGTCAGGCGATCGAGGATGGATCGTGAACATCTCGTCTATCGCGAGCTTGGTCGCCATCGAGAACATCGGGCCATACTCCGCCTCCAAAGGAGCGGTGAGCAGTCTGACTAGACAAGCTGCGCTGGACTACGGGCCGCATAGGATCCATATCAACGCCATTTGTCCCGGCT TTGTCCGAACTCCCCTCATGCTCACGGCAGCTACGGACCCGGCCTCGGCGGAGGAATACAATCGACGGCACCCGTTTGGCGGTCTTGGAGAGGCTGAGTATATTGCTTCGATGGCTGTTGTGCTGGCGAGCGATGATGCGCGCTGGACGACTGGTGTTGTCCTGCCGGTGGACGGAGGATATACTGTGCGGTAG
- a CDS encoding putative homogentisate 1,2-dioxygenase (COG:E;~EggNog:ENOG410PJFH;~InterPro:IPR014710,IPR011051,IPR005708;~PFAM:PF04209;~go_function: GO:0004411 - homogentisate 1,2-dioxygenase activity [Evidence IEA];~go_process: GO:0006559 - L-phenylalanine catabolic process [Evidence IEA];~go_process: GO:0006570 - tyrosine metabolic process [Evidence IEA];~go_process: GO:0055114 - oxidation-reduction process [Evidence IEA]) has protein sequence MSSTLSDPREYQNIFHWAETQKDGTIPSFATRRNDPYQYQSGFGNSFASEAIPGTLPQGQNNPRKVRFGLYAEQVTATAFVAPRHANKKAWLYRARPAVAHQGFKNLPDNPDTESNFLPLNPRVHVSPTQLAWHPFDIADEKDGKVDFVSGLKTVAGSGDPTLLEGLATHVYTANTSMTQKAFVNSDGEFLIIPQEGALDIQTEFGPLFVQPGELVVIQRGLRFRVSLVDNKPVRGYILEVWGSRFELPELGPLGANGLANARDFLSPVAAYDKQREQPWEIIYKMGGKFFSSTQNHSPFDVVAWHGNYVPYKYDLTKFVNVGSISVDHIDPSIFCVLTAKSRDPYTPLADLLIFSPRWDVASHTYRPPYYHRNAASELMGLIYGEYGGRSDAFKPGSVSFECGMVPHGVAYEEFKAASDQVPPETRISESSIAFMFESSRPFTITDYAFNSPKLHEHEPKMWDNLVDNFAQYEKETEEISAKGSGYY, from the exons ATGTCTTCAACACTttcagaccccagggaataCCAAAATATCTTCCACTGGGCCGAAACACAGAAGGACGGGACTATTCCCTCCTTCGCCACGAGACGAAACGACCCTTACCAG TATCAATCGGGCTTTGGTAACTC GTTCGCCTCCGAGGCAATCCCCGGTACCCTTCCACAGGGCCAGAATAACCCTCGCAAAGTCCGTTTCGGATTGTATGCAGAGCAGGTGACTGCAACAGCCTTTGTTGCTCCCAGACATGCCAACAAAAAGGCGTGGCTATACCGGGCTCGTCCTGCCGTTGCTCACCAGGGATTT AAAAACCTCCCCGACAACCCCGACACAGAATCCAACTTTCTCCCCTTAAATCCCCGCGTGCACGTCTCTCCCACCCAGCTGGCCTGGCACCCCTTCGACATCGCAGACGAAAAGGATGGAAAGGTCGACTTCGTTTCCGGTCTCAAGACTGTCGCCGGCTCGGGCGATCCCACGCTTCTTGAAGGTCTGGCGACCCACGTTTACACCGCAAATACCAGCATGACGCAGAAAGCCTTTGTGAACTCTGACGGCGAATTTCTCATCATTCCGCAAGAGGGGGCTTTGGATATCCAGACCGAATTTGGACCGCTTTTTGTCCAGCCCGGTGAGCTCGTTGTCATTCAGCGTGGTCTGCGATTCCGCGTGAGTTTGGTCGACAATAAGCCGGTTCGTGGATACATTCTCGAAGTCTGGGGAAGTCGGTTCGAACTGCCGGAGCTGGGCCCGTTGGGTGCTAATGGACTTGCTAATGCCCGGGACTTTTTGTCGCCGGTTGCCGCGTACGACAAGCAGCGCGAGCAGCCATGGGAGATTATCTACAAGATGGGAGGGAAGTTCTTTAGCAGCACGCAGAACCACAGCCCATTTGACGTCGTAGCGTGGCATGGTAACTAC GTTCCCTACAAATACGACCTGACCAAATTTGTTAATGTCGGATCGATCTCGGTCGACCACATCGATCCCTCTATCTTCTGTGTTTTGACGGCCAAATCTCGTGACCCTTACACGCCATTGGCCGACTTGCTTATCTTCTCCCCGAGATGGGATGTTGCATCGC ATACCTATCGCCCACCATACTACCACCGCAATGCTGCCTCTGAGCTCATGGGTCTCATCTACGGCGAGTATGGCGGCCGGTCCGACGCCTTTAAGCCCGGCAGTGTCTCGTTTGAATGTGGCA TGGTCCCTCACGGCGTCGCCTACGAGGAATTCAAAGCAGCAAGCGATCAAGTCCCGCCTGAAACCAGAATCTCCGAGAGCTCCATTGCTTTCATGTTCGAGTCGAGTCGTCCTTTCACCATCACGGACTACGCATTCAACAGCCCCAAGTTGCACGAGCATGAGCCAAAGATGTGGGACAATCTCGTTGACAACTTTGCGCAGTATGAGAAGGAGACCGAGGAGATTTCGGCCAAGGGATCTGGATACTATTAG
- a CDS encoding FAD-binding oxidoreductase (CAZy:AA7;~COG:C;~EggNog:ENOG410PMTA;~InterPro:IPR016166,IPR006094,IPR036318;~PFAM:PF01565;~SECRETED:SignalP(1-18);~go_function: GO:0016491 - oxidoreductase activity [Evidence IEA];~go_function: GO:0050660 - flavin adenine dinucleotide binding [Evidence IEA];~go_function: GO:0071949 - FAD binding [Evidence IEA];~go_process: GO:0055114 - oxidation-reduction process [Evidence IEA]): MKATVALSLLLFAPNSLQDDSPAQKACKALQDKYPKLTAYDLDPRYIEANTDFYTSSAFLGPACVFEPSDSYQMADAVLTFQNFSSPFAVRGGGHMPIADAANINSTGVLLSTAGLSQVQVSDDKKTVNVGPGNHWVDVYRGLEPYGLTVVGGRLGVVGVPGLLLGGGVSYFGNEYGWGSANIASFTVILANGTVAVARADNEYSDLFWALRGGGNSFGIVTNFEMNTIEAPEVMIGLASYVSNEHTADDFIDAVHDYAVSGTKDHKSATIPTAEFIQALGTVFYSSFLFYNGKNESPASLRKFLGTKNGTSTHDQGLKTMTNSYSYRSMYKWSQELDPTFPLLKGDRQRFYVLNIHASNREAIAIVHDTYLDIAKSELPPGVLVAALAFPAVGERYIEASTVNGGDPMSLDPEGAPYIWVEESITALSTVTDEQLDEFYDKANAEITKRLNERGIDIPAFLYLNDANPKQDVFATYPQENVQRLRRIRAKYDPERVYTDLMPGGWKVD; encoded by the exons ATGAAGGCCACTGTCGCATTGTCCCTGCTGCTCTTTGCGCCGAACAGTCTCCAAGATGACTCGCCTGCGCAAAAGGCCTGCAAGGCACTGCAGGACAAGTATCCCAAATTGACCGCGTATGATTTGGATCCGCGCTACATCGAGGCCAACACGG ACTTCTATACGTCCAGCGCCTTCCTCGGCCCAGCATGCGTCTTTGAGCCGTCCGACAGCTACCAGATGGCCGATGCCGTGCTAACCTTCCAGAACTTCTCGTCTCCCTTTGCCGTGCGTGGTGGTGGACACATGCCCATCGCTGACGCGGCGAATATCAATTCCACGGGTGTCCTGCTCTCCACGGCAGGCCTGTCGCAGGTGCAGGTGTCTGATGATAAGAAGACGGTTAATGTCGGGCCTGGCAATCATTGGGTCGATGTGTACAGGGGGCTGGAGCCGTACGGGTTGACTGTTGTTGGTGGTCGGTTGGGTGTGGTTGGTGTGCCGGGTCTACTGCTGGGAGGGGGGGTGTCGTATTTTGGGAATGAGTATGGGTGGGGGTCTGCGAATATCGCTAGTTTTACG GTCATCCTGGCGAATGGAACGGTTGCAGTCGCGCGTGCAGACAATGAGTACTCGGATCTCTTCTGGGCGCTCCGTGGTGGTGGAAATTCGTTTGGTATCGTGACGAACTTTGAGATGAACACTATCGAGGCACCCGAGGTGATGATTGGATTGGCTTCGTACGTGAGCAACGAGCATACTGCGGACGACTTCATCGACGCCGTCCACGACTACGCCGTGTCGGGGACGAAAGACCACAAATCAGCCACTATCCCGACGGCAGAGTTCATCCAAGCCTTGGGGACCGTGTTTTATAGTTCATTCCTGTTCTACAACGGGAAGAACGAGTCGCCCGCGTCGTTGAGGAAGTTCCTAGGTACGAAGAACGGCACGTCGACGCATGACCAAGGGCTGAAGACCATGACCAACTCGTACTCGTACCGGTCGATGTACAAATGGTCGCAAGAGCTGGACCCTACATTCCCGCTGCTCAAGGGTGACCGTCAGCGATTCTACGTGTTGAACATTCACGCGTCGAACCGCGAGGCCATCGCCATCGTGCACGACACGTACCTGGACATTGCCAAGTCTGAGCTTCCGCCTGGCGTCCTTGTCGCGGCACTGGCGTTTCCTGCTGTTGGTGAGAGGTATATCGAGGCATCGACGGTGAACGGCGGCGACCCCATGTCGTTGGATCCCGAAGGCGCGCCGTACATCTGGGTCGAGGAGAGTATCACGGCGCTGAGCACGGTGACGGACGAGCAGCTGGATGAGTTTTACGACAAGGCGAACGCAGAGATCACCAAGCGCCTAAACGAGAGGGGCATTGACATCCCGGCGTTCTTGTACCTGAACGACGCCAATCCCAAGCAGGACGTGTTCGCGACGTATCCCCAGGAGAACGTGCAGCggttgaggaggatcagGGCCAAGTATGATCCCGAACGGGTGTATACGGATTTGATGCCCGGAGGATGGAAGGTGGATTAA
- a CDS encoding uncharacterized protein (COG:S;~EggNog:ENOG410PGZZ;~InterPro:IPR017850,IPR000917;~PFAM:PF00884;~TransMembrane:6 (o27-47i59-82o94-121i142-165o171-192i245-261o);~go_function: GO:0003824 - catalytic activity [Evidence IEA];~go_function: GO:0008484 - sulfuric ester hydrolase activity [Evidence IEA]) has protein sequence MQFSRIAHAGLDGAILVAKYPGTYLDAAWAAVRKFCFAVIFLALIAAKMTHIYAHITSLPVSVLLVWGITFFLQDIIIIFLARGLTAEFQWKTVRIAAAAVTIFCTLAISGMASANISFYFTTGAEIHWHQAHNVGGDAAAIRTLLSGLTGFLIVQILIIVGAYFSCNLLYNATGAVLHILGSSLKLVLCCWRRKRPDPAAFERIECQDYRDDQNNGEDVLDDDKSEDFLLDGHVDTSEKTAVSLLKRLLVLFPMTILFVLRCVRPPDPAFFFLSWSIPLAPLVDGRPHRGPPVEVSGLKGTYGWLTNQTALTPPVTLDWLPNDRVLPGFADWAPSSLSNATEPPLHYNPTEDPIHISNLHHDVLDPLRQSLRSGDVNIKHIIFIKLESTRADVFPLREEGYIWERVLESYGGEIPDAAKERLLNVGRNAERLTGFPAALSKKDGPPKPYGGISARNAYTAGTYTLKSVVGSLCGVTPLVADFNREYQQHIYQPCLAQVFEALNTQNNDTVSDDYTTWPWHSKWMQSVTETYDHQDDLTPKMGYHDIVDKETLNLTDVEEVNYYGYADTVLRDHVREALDDAEANHKRLFLTHLTGITHHPWGMPGGKYEDLVGPNWKNDNMNRYLNTIGYADRWLGEIMDILQEKGVADETLLVMAGDHGLSLPYDNGITPYDNPRVGNFHVPLVLAHPKLPAVPIESPVINSQIVPTVLDLLIESASLGDDARHAAADVRALYEGQSMIRPLVPEEKGRQDWQFSVMNTGGSWLSVRSADQPYRLVIPLINDVEWRFSNMEINPHETKPVIKNFDVNQLAMEVERIHGPFALKWVGAAAHVAQWWVSENWRRYRFDPDLPDEPHD, from the exons ATGCAGTTCAGTCGAATCGCCCACGCCGGGCTCGATGGCGCCATACTCGTCGCCAAGTACCCCGGGACCTATCTCGATGCTGCTTGGGCTGCGGTTCGCAAGTTCTGCTTTGCCGTCATCTTCCTCGCTCTCATTGCCGCCAAAATGACCCATATCTATGCTCATATCACCTCCTTGCCGGTTTCCGTGCTCCTGGTTTGGGGTATCACCTTCTTTCTCCaggatatcatcatcatcttcctcgccaGGGGGTTGACGGCCGAGTTTCAATGGAAGACCGTTCGCATTGCGGCCGCCGCTGTCACCATTTTCTGCAC ACTCGCCATCTCCGGTATGGCCTCCGCCAACATCTCCTTCTACTTCACCACCGGCGCCGAAATCCACTGGCACCAAGCCCACAACGTTGGCGGCGATGCCGCTGCCATTCGCACGCTTCtctctggtttgaccggttTCCTGATCGTccagatcctcatcatcgtcggTGCCTACTTCTCCTGCAACCTCCTCTACAACGCCACCGGCGCCGTGCTGCACATTCTCGGTTCCTCGTTGAAGCTGGTGCTCTGCTGCTGGCGCCGGAAGCGCCCCGATCCCGCCGCTTTCGAACGTATCGAGTGTCAGGATTATCGCGATGATCAAAACAACGGCGAGGACGTGCTGGACGATGATAAGAGTGAGGATTTCCTCCTGGACGGACACGTGGACACCTCCGAGAAGACCGCCGTGTCGCTACTCAAGCGACTCCTGGTTCTCTTCCCCATGACCATCCTCTTCGTTCTGCGCTGCGTTCGTCCTCCCGACCCGGCCTTCTTTTTCCTGTCGTGGTCCATTCCTCTCGCCCCCTTGGTTGACGGCCGGCCCCATCGCGGTCCGCCCGTCGAGGTCAGCGGATTGAAGGGTACTTATGGCTGGCTCACAAACCAGACTGCATTGACCCCCCCGGTCACCCTGGACTGGTTACCCAACGATCGTGTCCTCCCCGGATTCGCCGACTGGGCACCCAGTTCGCTTTCGAATGCCACCGAGCCGCCGTTGCACTACAACCCCACCGAAGATCCCATCCACATCTCCAACCTGCACCACGACGTCCTTGACCCGTTGCGGCAGTCCTTGCGCAGCGGTGACGTCAACATCAAGCACATCATTTTCATCAAGCTGGAAAGCACCCGCGCCGATGTCTTTCCTCTGCGTGAGGAGGGTTACATCTGGGAGCGCGTTCTCGAATCGTACGGTGGTGAAATCCCCGACGCGGCCAAGGAACGCTTGTTGAATGTGGGACGCAATGCTGAACGTCTAACCGGTTTCCCTGCTGCCCTCTCCAAGAAGGATGGTCCCCCGAAGCCGTATGGTGGTATCAGCGCCCGCAACGCTTATACCGCCGGCACCTATACCCTCAAGAGTGTGGTCGGCAGTCTGTGCGGTGTAACTCCGCTGGTCGCCGATTTCAACCGCGAGTACCAGCAGCACATCTACCAGCCCTGTCTGGCGCAGGTCTTTGAGGCGCTCAACACCCAAAACAACGACACCGTCAGCGATGACTACACCACCTGGCCCTGGCACTCCAAGTGGATGCAGTCTGTCACCGAAACGTACGACCACCAGGATGACCTGACTCCGAAGATGGGGTACCACGATATCGTCGACAAGGAGACGCTCAACCTGACGGACGTCGAGGAGGTTAACTATTATGGGTATGCCGATACCGTCCTCAGAGACCATGTCCGAGAAGCTCTGGACGACGCCGAGGCCAACCACAAGCGCCTGTTCCTCACGCATCTGACCGGTATCACTCACCACCCATGGGGTATGCCCGGCGGCAAATATGAAGACCTTGTTGGCCCGAActggaagaacgacaacaTGAACCGGTATCTCAACACCATCGGCTATGCCGACCGTTGGTTGGGAGAGATTATGGACATTCTGCAGGAAAAGGGGGTCGCTGACGAGACTCTGCTGGTGATGGCCGGTGATCA TGGCCTGTCATTACCTTATGACAACGGAATCACCCCCTATGATAACCCCCGGGTGGGCAATTTCCATGTCCCGCTTGTTCTCGCACACCCGAAACTGCCAGCCGTCCCGATTGAATCCCCGGTCATCAACAGCCAAATTGTCCCCACTGTCCTGGACCTGCTGATTGAATCCGCTTCGCTGGGAGATGATGCGCGTCACGCCGCCGCTGATGTCCGAGCTTTGTACGAAGGTCAATCCATGATCCGACCTTTGGTTCCCGAAGAGAAGGGCAGACAGGATTGGCAGTTTAGTGTCATGAACACTGGTGGTTCGTGGCTTTCTGTTCGGTCCGCGGATCAGCCCTACCGTCTAGTCATCCCCCTGATCAACGATGTCGAGTGGCGTTTCAGCAACATGGAGATCAACCCTCACGAAACCAAGCCTGTCATCAAGAACTTCGACGTCAATCAGTTGGCGATGGAAGTCGAGCGGATTCACGGGCCTTTCGCCCTGAAATGGGTGGGCGCGGCTGCCCACGTCGCCCAGTGGTGGGTGTCCGAGAACTGGCGACGATACCGGTTCGACCCAGACCTACCGGATGAGCCTCACGATTAG
- a CDS encoding uncharacterized protein (COG:S;~EggNog:ENOG410Q2MD), protein MGIDLSAITPGPGGTVMLGEGGGIEAAVRRGRERLRREALEREKAGAQNDTMSESTLVLASETNKAINPEPKKDESKESGSGGFKSRWREWSQRHMP, encoded by the coding sequence ATGGGAATCGATCTCTCCGCCATCACCCCGGGACCAGGCGGCACAGTCATGCTAGGCGAAGGAGGCGGAATTGAGGCCGCCGTCCGCCGTGGCCGGGAACGTCTTCGACGAGAAGCCCTGGAACGAGAGAAAGCCGGCGCTCAAAACGACACGATGTCCGAATCCACACTGGTCCTGGCCTCGGAAACGAACAAGGCAATCAACCCTGAGCCAAAAAAGGACGAGTCGAAAGAGTCTGGTAGTGGCGGATTTAAGAGTCGCTGGCGCGAATGGTCTCAGAGACACATGCCTTGA